The proteins below are encoded in one region of Elusimicrobiota bacterium:
- the rplD gene encoding 50S ribosomal protein L4, which translates to MIEVNIYNTSGEQTGKVTLPENIFNNKINIALMHEVVKWYLANARQGTHAAKTRAEVSGSGRKPWKQKGTGRARAGSIRSPLWRHGGVIFAKKPREFSYSMPKKKVRIALLSALSSKAKDKGIIVVDEVKIEKPKTKEVSKILKNLKLKDKVLLVLKRDKIFNTASRNIALLNVCDISELTTYNVLNANRIIFTKESLDRCSTLSI; encoded by the coding sequence ATGATTGAAGTAAACATATATAATACAAGCGGTGAGCAAACAGGTAAAGTGACTTTACCTGAAAATATTTTTAATAATAAAATTAATATTGCCTTAATGCATGAAGTGGTTAAATGGTATCTTGCCAATGCTCGTCAAGGAACACATGCTGCTAAAACCAGAGCAGAAGTGTCCGGTTCCGGTAGAAAACCATGGAAGCAGAAAGGTACCGGTCGCGCAAGGGCGGGTAGTATTCGTTCACCGCTTTGGCGGCATGGTGGGGTAATTTTTGCTAAAAAACCAAGAGAGTTTTCATATTCAATGCCTAAAAAGAAAGTTCGTATAGCTCTGTTATCGGCACTATCATCAAAGGCAAAAGATAAAGGGATAATCGTAGTTGATGAAGTTAAAATTGAAAAACCAAAAACAAAAGAAGTATCTAAAATTCTCAAAAACCTGAAATTGAAAGATAAGGTTCTGTTAGTGTTAAAAAGAGATAAAATTTTTAATACGGCTTCAAGAAATATAGCTTTGCTTAATGTTTGCGATATTTCAGAATTAACAACTTATAATGTTTTAAATGCCAATAGAATTATTTTTACAAAGGAGTCACTAGATAGATGCTCGACACTTTCAATATAA
- the rplW gene encoding 50S ribosomal protein L23 — MLDTFNIIKRPLITEKTTNIKDKENKFVFIVAKNANKNQIKKAVEDLFNVEVVDVHTSIMSGKLRRMGVHAGYRSDLKKAIVKIKKGQTIKLAEGV, encoded by the coding sequence ATGCTCGACACTTTCAATATAATAAAGAGACCGCTTATTACAGAGAAAACAACTAATATAAAAGACAAAGAAAATAAATTTGTTTTTATAGTTGCAAAGAATGCTAATAAAAACCAAATAAAAAAGGCAGTTGAAGATTTGTTTAATGTTGAAGTTGTTGATGTTCATACTTCTATAATGTCAGGGAAATTAAGAAGAATGGGTGTTCATGCGGGTTATAGATCAGATTTAAAAAAAGCAATTGTAAAAATAAAAAAGGGTCAAACAATAAAATTAGCAGAAGGCGTCTAA
- the rpsJ gene encoding 30S ribosomal protein S10 gives MQSQRIRIKLQAYDHKMLDQSLAEIIQTAKRTGASISGPVLLPMRIKKYTVLSSPHCDKKAREQFEMRIHKRLIDILQPTPQTVDALMKLDLPAGVDVEIKA, from the coding sequence ATACAATCACAGAGAATAAGAATTAAGTTGCAAGCATATGACCATAAAATGCTTGACCAGTCGTTAGCTGAAATAATTCAAACAGCAAAGCGGACAGGAGCATCAATTTCCGGTCCTGTTCTTTTGCCCATGAGAATAAAAAAGTATACAGTACTTAGTTCTCCGCATTGTGATAAAAAAGCACGGGAACAGTTTGAAATGAGAATTCACAAACGGCTTATTGATATTTTACAGCCGACACCTCAAACAGTAGATGCTCTTATGAAGCTGGATTTACCAGCTGGTGTAGATGTGGAGATAAAAGCGTAA
- the tuf gene encoding elongation factor Tu, producing MAKQKFERKKLHVNVGTIGHVDHGKTLLTSAITKVLEGKGLSKYINYDQVAKASESQGRRDETKILTIAISHVEYETAKRHYAHIDCPGHADYVKNMITGAAQMDGAILVVSAADGPMPQTREHILLARQVNVPYIVVYLNKVDIVTDTELVDLVELEIRELLNKYQFPGDKTPIIRGSALKAIQGDQSEIGEPSIWKLMDAIDATIPDPKRDVDKPFLMSVEDVFTITGRGTVATGRIEKGKVRTGDAVEIVGIQETRKSVATSVEMFRKILDEAQAGDNVGVLLRGVEKEQIERGQVIAAPGSITPHKKFRGQVYILTKDEGGRHTPFFNGYRPQFYFRTTDVTGIVNLPKGVEMVMPGDNVEVVGELITPIAMEKELRFAIREGGHTVGSGVVSEIIE from the coding sequence ATGGCTAAGCAAAAATTTGAGAGGAAGAAATTACATGTGAATGTAGGAACAATAGGGCATGTTGATCATGGCAAAACGCTTTTGACATCAGCAATCACAAAAGTGTTGGAAGGTAAAGGGTTATCAAAGTATATTAATTATGATCAAGTCGCTAAAGCGTCAGAATCGCAGGGCAGACGTGATGAAACCAAAATTTTAACCATTGCTATTAGTCATGTTGAATATGAAACGGCAAAACGTCACTATGCACATATTGACTGTCCGGGTCACGCTGACTATGTGAAAAATATGATTACTGGTGCTGCTCAAATGGACGGTGCTATTCTTGTTGTTTCAGCAGCTGATGGTCCAATGCCGCAAACTCGCGAACATATTCTTCTTGCTAGGCAGGTTAATGTACCTTACATAGTTGTTTATCTTAACAAAGTTGATATAGTTACCGATACTGAACTTGTTGATTTGGTTGAGTTAGAAATTAGAGAACTTTTGAATAAGTATCAGTTTCCCGGCGACAAGACACCTATTATAAGAGGAAGTGCTTTAAAAGCAATACAAGGTGACCAAAGCGAAATTGGTGAACCGTCAATATGGAAATTAATGGATGCGATTGATGCTACTATTCCGGATCCCAAGAGAGATGTAGATAAGCCGTTTTTAATGAGTGTTGAAGATGTGTTTACTATTACTGGACGTGGAACTGTTGCAACGGGAAGAATTGAAAAGGGAAAAGTAAGAACAGGTGATGCTGTTGAGATAGTTGGAATTCAGGAGACCAGAAAATCAGTTGCGACAAGTGTAGAAATGTTCAGGAAAATACTTGATGAAGCACAGGCTGGAGATAATGTCGGTGTGCTTTTAAGAGGAGTAGAAAAAGAGCAGATAGAACGTGGTCAGGTTATTGCTGCTCCCGGCAGTATTACACCTCATAAAAAATTCAGAGGGCAGGTATATATTTTGACAAAGGATGAAGGTGGAAGACATACACCGTTTTTCAATGGGTATCGTCCTCAATTTTACTTTAGAACAACAGATGTTACCGGAATAGTAAATTTACCAAAAGGAGTAGAAATGGTAATGCCAGGTGATAATGTTGAAGTGGTTGGAGAATTGATTACCCCTATCGCAATGGAAAAAGAACTGAGATTCGCTATTAGAGAGGGTGGTCACACTGTCGGATCCGGTGTTGTTAGTGAAATAATAGAGTAA